In Arachis stenosperma cultivar V10309 chromosome 1, arast.V10309.gnm1.PFL2, whole genome shotgun sequence, one DNA window encodes the following:
- the LOC130943369 gene encoding leucine-rich repeat receptor-like protein kinase PXL1 — MVSLSFPQFHFHLFLIISGLGVISTVESKTHWGDAQVLKELKNKIDPSSLTPGSCVSSWNFTVDPCDNLFTEKFTCGFRCDSVVSGLSRVTELSLDQAGYSGSLSSIFWNLPYLETLDVSNNYFSGQIPESFSNLTRLSRLSLSRNSFTGEIPSSLGSLSMLEELYLDNNNLEGTIPESFNNGLKTLKRLEIQFNNLNGELPKNFDSLKNLNYLDLSDNGVTGKLPEALPEFLVQISMRNNSLSGYLQPESFTKLKYLEVLDLSYNNFSGSVPFSLFQIPSLEQLTLSFNKFSSMNIASRYALDYLQSGLIAVDLSNNEIEGFLPMFLAMMPKLASLSMENNKLSGMIPTQFALKTVLPEPGVSPFERLLLGGNYLFGGIPSPLMALKPGSANVRLVGNCLYRCPLIFFFCQGGNQKSYQECKRFGHFIP; from the coding sequence atggTTTCTCTCAGTTTCCCACAGTTCCACTTCCATCTATTTCTGATCATTTCAGGTTTGGGAGTGATATCCACCGTTGAATCAAAGACACATTGGGGTGACGCACAAGTTCTGAAGGAACTAAAGAACAAAATCGACCCCTCTTCTCTGACTCCAGGTTCATGCGTAAGCTCATGGAACTTCACCGTGGACCCATGCGACAACCTCTTCACCGAAAAGTTCACGTGCGGTTTCAGGTGCGACTCGGTTGTTTCCGGTTTAAGCCGAGTCACCGAACTCAGTCTCGACCAGGCGGGTTACTCCGGATCCCTCTCCTCCATCTTCTGGAACCTTCCCTACCTCGAAACCCTCGACGTTTCAAACAACTACTTCTCAGGCCAAATTCCCGAGTCATTTTCAAATCTGACTCGCTTGAGTCGACTCAGTCTTTCGCGAAACTCGTTCACCGGCGAAATTCCCTCTTCCCTTGGCTCCCTCTCCATGCTCGAAGAACTCTACCTGGATAACAACAATCTCGAAGGAACAATCCCTGAGAGTTTCAATAACGGGCTCAAAACCTTGAAAAGGCTTGAAATTCAGTTCAACAACCTCAACGGAGAACTTCCGAAGAATTTTGATTCTCTCAAAAACCTTAACTACTTAGACCTCAGTGACAATGGCGTCACCGGAAAATTGCCGGAGGCTTTACCGGAGTTTTTGGTTCAGATTTCAATGCGAAACAACTCCTTAAGCGGTTATTTACAACCCGAGAGCTTCACGAAGCTGAAATATCTTGAGGTTCTTGATTTGAGTTACAACAATTTCAGTGGCTCAGTCCCTTTCAGTCTCTTTCAGATTCCCTCACTGGAGCAACTAACACTCTCTTTCAACAAATTCTCTTCCATGAACATAGCGTCACGTTACGCATTGGACTACTTGCAAAGCGGACTTATAGCGGTTGATCTGAGCAACAACGAGATTGAGGGGTTCTTGCCGATGTTCTTGGCGATGATGCCGAAGCTTGCGTCTTTGTCAATGGAGAACAACAAGTTGAGTGGTATGATACCGACTCAGTTTGCATTGAAGACGGTTTTGCCTGAACCGGGGGTTTCGCCATTTGAGAGGCTTCTGTTGGGAGGGAATTACTTGTTTGGAGGTATACCGAGTCCTCTAATGGCGCTTAAACCGGGTTCTGCGAATGTGAGGCTTGTCGGTAATTGCTTGTATCGGTGTCCTCTTATCTTCTTTTTCTGTCAGGGTGGCAACCAAAAATCGTATCAAGAATGTAAGAGATTCGGACACTTCATCCCTTAG
- the LOC130965396 gene encoding uncharacterized protein LOC130965396, whose protein sequence is MKMRGVFGVVLVAVLVLLISPCLANNNGRNVFHERKGSSSVNSTTIHTSEGNSSEEILVGRKFNRNSGGGRGGQGAGTGSGAGGGGGNGKHKRQKGGKNNGGGGGGGGGSGGGGGANRQAAATRKRPPIRRAQSSQWPRKKSDPDNPRTLPEGANHGRPDRFQRVIIIETRKPGHLQEPLPTRSQEREITHLVPRQTSISQSYGDDVGTDEHGGSELLVTRLRGERMRNLKHELKSRATRGSTVKD, encoded by the exons ATGAAGATGAGAGGAGTATTTGGGGTTGTTTTGGTAGCTGTATTAGTTCTGCTCATAAGTCCTTGTTTGGCGAATAATAATGGGAGAAACGTTTTTCATGAGAGAAAGGGTAGTAGTAGTGTGAACTCTACTACCATTCACACTAGTGAGGGAAACTCATCTGAAGAAATATTAGTTGGAAGGAAATTTAATAGAAATAGTGGCGGCGGCCGGGGAGGACAAGGAGCTGGGACCGGAAGTGGTGCGGGAGGAGGCGGAGGCAATGGTAAACATAAAAGGCAGAAAGGAGGGAAGAATAATGGTGGAGGTGGAGGAGGTGGCGGAGGTTcaggtggtggtggtgggg CCAACAGACAGGCAGCAGCTACCAGAAAACGGCCGCCGATCCGGCGTGCCCAGAGCAGCCAATGGCCTAGAAAAAAAAGTGATCCAGATAATCCAAGAACTCTACCAGAGGGTGCAAACCATGGAAGGCCGGATCGCTTCCAAAGAGTGATAATAATCGAAACACGCAAGCCAGGCCACCTCCAGGAGCCTCTCCCGACGAGAAGTCAAGAACGAGAGATCACGCACCTGGTACCACGACAGACGTCAATCTCGCAGAGTTACGGTGACGACGTTGGAACCGATGAGCATGGCGGAAGCGAGCTTTTAGTGACAAGGCTCCGAGGAGAAAGGATGAGGAATTTGAAACATGAATTGAAGTCACGTGCAACAAGAGGATCGACTGTTAAGGATTGA
- the LOC130965386 gene encoding uncharacterized protein LOC130965386, with protein sequence MYGRGCDWLIRASLIRKKGCWEIRRYNGSHTCTIGTISQDHSKLDSDTVADAIRPLVETDPSIKVKSIIAEVQSRFNYTISYRKAWLAKQKSIANVFGGWEDSYQALPWWLSIMVQKMPGSVVQIETRPLYNGNEEAQGTLLVAVAQDGNHNIVPIAFALVEGETADAWHFFLRNLRMYVVRKDGVGMISDRHESIRAAVNRSGGDWQPPRAWWMFCIRHIGSNFLRAFKVPHLQKLVVNIGYSRTVEENNINYKRLEERGEAYARWCDAIGLRHWVLAFDEGHRWGHMTTNLVECINSVLKGARNLPVLALVRATYYRLNELFTRKSAETHERKRAGYTYSAFAQQRIEASMQQAGNIVVHRFDRRNEVFEVREMTTGKVLVVDLARRTCDCGHFQVERIPCRHVIACCANQRLDWQLYVHDVYKMTEVRKVYKFEFTPLGNPDTWPPYEGPTLVANPAQRRTSKGRPKLTRYLNEMDSRDMRGPRICRLCGAQGHSRSRCPQRAGPSGTAS encoded by the exons ATGTACGGGCGCGGATGTGACTGGCTTATCCGAGCTAGCTTGATACGGAAAAAAGGTTGTTGGGAGATACGAAGATACAACGGTAGCCACACGTGCACGATCGGAACAATTTCACAAGATCATTCGAAGTTGGACTCAGATACAGTTGCTGATGCTATAAGGCCATTGGTCGAGACGGACCCGTCCATCAAGGTGAAATCTATAATTGCGGAAGTCCAGTCAAGGTTCAACTATACCATTAGTTACCGAAAGGCTTGGTTGGCAAAGCAGAAGTCCATAGCCAACGTTTTCGGTGGTTGGGAGGATTCTTACcaagccttgccatggtggctATCGATCATGGTGCAGAAGATGCCTGGTTCAGTTGTCCAAATAGAAACACGACCACTGTACAACGGGAATGAGGAGGCGCAAG GTACACTTCTAGTAGCTGTTGCACAAGATGGGAACCATAATATTGTGCCTATCGCCTTTGCCTTGGTGGAAGGGGAGACAGCTGATGCGTGGCACTTCTTTCTAAGGAATCTGCGAATGTATGTTGTTAGAAAAGATGGTGTGGGTATGATCTCAGACCGACATGAGTCAATACGGGCAGCAGTAAATCGTTCCGGTGGCGACTGGCAACCTCCAAGAGCATGGTGGATGTTTTGTATAAGACACATCGGCAGTAACTTCTTAAGGGCATTCAAAGTCCCTCACTTGCAAAAGCTTGTTGTCAACATAGGTTATTCAAGAACGGTGGAGGAGAACAATATCAACTATAAGAGGTTGGAAGAGCGAGGCGAGGCATATGCCAGGTGGTGCGATGCCATTGGACTCAGACATTGGGTATTGGCATTCGACGAAGGACATCGATGGGGCCATATGACAACGAACCTTGTTGAGTGCATTAACTCAGTCTTGAAGGGTGCCCGTAATCTACCTGTGTTGGCGCTGGTCCGAGCAACATATTATAGGTTAAATGAACTTTTTACGCGGAAGAGTGCCGAGACTCACGAACGCAAGCGTGCTGGATATACGTACTCTGCATTTGCGCAACAGCGGATAGAAGCAAGTATGCAACAGGCTGGGAATATAGTTGTGCACCGCTTTGATAGACGAAATGAGGTGTTTGAGGTGCGCGAAATGACTACTGGAAAGGTGCTAGTTGTTGATCTTGCACGACGGACGTGTGATTGTGGGCACTTTCAGGTTGAACGAATACCATGTCGCCATGTTATTGCTTGCTGTGCTAACCAGCGTCTCGATTGGCAGTTGTATGTGCATGACGTGTACAAGATGACAGAGGTTCGTAAAGTATATAAGTTTGAGTTCACACCATTAGGTAATCCCGATACATGGCCCCCTTATGAGGGACCCACATTGGTCGCTAATCCCGCGCAGAGGCGAACGTCTAAAGGCAGGCCCAAACTGACCCGATACTTGAATGAAATGGACTCACGCGACATGCGTGGTCCTCGGATATGCCGTCTCTGTGGTGCTCAGGGTCATAGTCGGAGTAGGTGTCCTCAGCGTGCTGGACCGAGTGGTACTGCTTCGTAG